The Thermodesulfobacteriota bacterium genome window below encodes:
- a CDS encoding ATP-binding protein, which translates to MESNIYIPRMVEGYAFDENLTSRHMVFLAGPRQVGKTMLAKHWLKNNRCNSLYYNWDDIATRQAYLSDSRFFESPARSLGINDPWIVFDEIHKRNRWRDILKGVYDIFGEEFRFLITGSARLDLFRQSGDSLVGRYNLFHMMPLSIGEVTQDICETCFLKEENIDKVLMLFKSHVSAPLSRETEKAFESLLKYGPFPEPFLKQNDRFCRKWHQDYISLIVREDLKDTSRVVELDKVENLIFLMPSRVASPLSMANLARELEVAHTTVKSWLEQLNRLYILFPVPPWTKKVARALRKEKKWYFQNWYYVLPDAAKLENLVASYLHRTCFALTDMGYGNYRLHYIRTIDKKEIDFLVTRDNIPVLAVEVKSKETSLSSTLKNRMKWLRPYTTLGIQLVDKRGVLKKYDHNTWVISVEKLLHLLV; encoded by the coding sequence ATGGAATCAAATATTTATATACCAAGAATGGTTGAAGGCTATGCGTTTGATGAAAATTTAACCTCAAGACATATGGTTTTTCTTGCCGGGCCAAGACAGGTGGGTAAAACCATGCTTGCAAAGCACTGGTTGAAAAATAATCGTTGTAATTCACTCTATTACAATTGGGATGACATTGCTACCAGACAGGCATATCTGTCAGATAGCCGATTTTTTGAATCACCTGCCAGATCTCTGGGAATAAATGACCCATGGATCGTTTTTGATGAAATACATAAGCGAAATCGCTGGCGTGATATTCTTAAGGGAGTCTATGACATTTTTGGAGAAGAGTTCAGATTCTTAATCACAGGTAGCGCTCGCCTTGACCTTTTCCGACAATCCGGAGACTCGCTTGTCGGAAGGTACAACCTTTTCCACATGATGCCTTTAAGCATAGGTGAAGTGACTCAGGATATTTGTGAAACCTGCTTCTTAAAAGAAGAAAATATTGATAAAGTATTAATGCTCTTTAAAAGTCATGTTTCCGCCCCACTTTCCCGCGAAACCGAAAAAGCCTTCGAATCTCTTTTAAAATATGGTCCTTTCCCTGAACCTTTTCTTAAACAAAACGATCGATTTTGTCGAAAATGGCACCAGGATTATATCAGTTTAATCGTAAGGGAAGACCTCAAAGACACCAGCCGAGTTGTTGAACTTGACAAGGTGGAAAATCTCATTTTTTTGATGCCATCAAGGGTTGCATCACCGCTTTCCATGGCCAATCTTGCCAGAGAGCTCGAAGTTGCACACACAACAGTAAAAAGCTGGCTTGAACAGTTGAACAGGTTGTACATTCTGTTTCCGGTTCCACCGTGGACGAAAAAGGTTGCAAGGGCTTTAAGAAAAGAAAAAAAATGGTATTTTCAAAACTGGTACTATGTCTTGCCGGATGCAGCGAAATTGGAAAATCTGGTTGCCTCTTATCTCCATCGAACCTGTTTCGCTCTGACAGACATGGGTTACGGCAACTACCGGCTTCATTATATTCGAACAATCGATAAAAAGGAGATAGATTTCCTGGTAACCCGCGACAACATACCGGTTCTTGCTGTTGAGGTAAAATCAAAAGAAACTTCACTTTCCAGCACCCTTAAAAATCGCATGAAGTGGCTGCGCCCTTATACCACACTTGGGATTCAGCTGGTTGATAAAAGAGGGGTATTAAAAAAGTATGATCATAATACCTGGGTGATCAGTGTGGAAAAATTATTACATCTTTTGGTTTAG
- a CDS encoding glycosyltransferase family 2 protein: MKNTVPIISISIVSHNQGLLIAELLSDLEKHCAKQIEVILTINTKENLPFTESDFSFPVCFIQNKEKKGFGTNHNQAFEHAKGNFFCVLNPDIRLNTNPFPALIGCFEDKTVGLTAPLIKDENGKIAENARKFPTLFILFKKLLHLKKKYDYSIGSEIFSPDWVGGMFMLFPCKAFQQIGGFDEKYFLYYEDVDLCARLTFYGYKIIHYPFVSAIHKARYDSHHNIRYLIWHIFSIIRFFTSNAYLKTVLNKFCIWRNKSVG, encoded by the coding sequence TTGAAAAATACAGTACCGATCATTTCAATATCGATTGTGAGCCACAACCAGGGATTGCTCATAGCAGAATTGCTGTCTGACCTGGAAAAACACTGCGCAAAACAAATCGAAGTTATTTTAACCATAAACACCAAGGAAAACTTACCATTTACCGAAAGTGATTTCAGCTTTCCAGTGTGTTTTATTCAAAACAAAGAAAAAAAGGGATTTGGCACAAATCATAACCAGGCGTTTGAACATGCAAAAGGGAATTTTTTTTGTGTGCTGAATCCGGATATTCGTTTAAATACCAATCCGTTTCCTGCGCTTATCGGTTGTTTTGAAGATAAGACGGTTGGATTGACTGCCCCTCTGATTAAGGACGAAAATGGAAAAATTGCCGAAAACGCGCGCAAATTTCCCACCCTTTTTATCCTTTTTAAGAAGCTGTTACATCTAAAGAAAAAGTATGACTATTCCATCGGATCAGAAATTTTTTCACCGGATTGGGTTGGAGGAATGTTCATGCTGTTTCCCTGCAAAGCTTTCCAGCAAATCGGCGGGTTTGATGAAAAGTATTTTCTTTATTATGAAGATGTTGATTTGTGTGCCCGCCTTACGTTTTATGGTTATAAAATAATCCATTACCCATTTGTCTCAGCGATTCATAAAGCGCGTTACGACAGTCATCACAATATTCGATATCTAATATGGCATATTTTTAGCATTATACGATTTTTTACATCCAACGCATATTTAAAAACTGTTTTAAATAAATTCTGCATATGGAGAAATAAATCAGTTGGATAG